tATGAGTGTTTTTTCTAGCCttaaatacaaaattgataACAATTTACCTATGTACCatgattataaatataaatactaatagAGATTTATGTGTGTAAATGAGTTTgtgattataaataaatatctcacagcttatacaaacaaaaaaaaaatcttcgatgtataataaaatgatttattatttttatgttttaacgCGCGGGCCTTATCTAGTCTCTTATAAAACGTTGTTTAAAATGCCCAGTGATTTTTACTTTGTATCAATCATCAggtctaaaatatatataaaactaggCCAATAACGGACCATAAAAGCCCAAAGGTTCACAAAATCAAAGCCCATTAAAAAGTAATGCTCGAGAGCTTCACAACTATCTTCCACTCATCGTctccttccttcttcttcttcattctagGGTTTCTTTCCCTCATCTCAATTTGTGGAGGGTCTTCCTCCTCGGCGAAGAACAAATCTTTTGGTAGGTATCTGGAATTTGTTGTCGTAGATAGATAGAATCCTTCATTTGGATTCATCTGAGTTTAAGATCTAGATTTTCTGCATCGTATCTCTCAAAATGCTAATACCAATCGAATTCAATTTAATTTCAGAGAATCAACAAATGGCCAAGAACCGAGGAACTGCGATGTCACTCGAGTCCTTCGTGTCAACGATGGCTCCACTTATAGACATGGAGAAAGAAGCGGAGATCTCAATGTCCCTAACCACAGGCGCGTCGAGAAACATCGAAACCGCACAGAAGAAAGGCACCACGATCCTCAACTTGAAATGCGTCGATGTGCAAACAGGTCTCATGGGGAAGTCTCTCCTCGAGTTCCAATCCAACAAAGGAGACGTCCTTCCTCCCCACAAGTTCGGCAACCACGACGTCGTCGTCTTGAAGCTCAACAAAGCCGATCTCGGCTCGTCTCCCCTTGCGCAGGGAGTCGTGTACCGGTTGAGAGACTCCTCGATCACGGTTGTGTTCGATGAGGTCCCTGAGGAAGGGCTCAACACTTCTCTGAGGCTGGAGAAGCTCGCTAACGAGGTGACGTATAGGAGGATGAAGGATACGTTGGTGCAGATGAGTAAAGGTGTGTTGAGAGGACCTGCTTCTGATTTGGTTCCTGTCTTGTTCGGTGAGAGAGGACCAACGGTTGCAAAGAAGGAGGTTGAGTTTACTCCTTTTAACAAGAGTCTTGATCAGTCTCAGAGAGATGCGATTTCCAAGGCTTTGTCTTCAAAGGATGTGTTTTTATTGCACGGTCCTCCTGGTACTGGGAAGACAACTACTGTTGTGGAGATAATCTTACAAGAAGTCAAACGCGGTTCGAAGATTCTCGCTTGTGCAGCTTCGAATATCGCTGTTGACAACATTGTCGAGAGGCTTGTTCCTCACAAGGTGAAGCTGGTGAGAGTGGGGCATCCCGCACGGCTCTTACCTCAAGTGCTGGATAGCGCTCTAGACGCTCAGGTTCTTAAGGGGGATAACAGCGCGCTAGCGAATGACATCAGGAAGGAGATGAAGGCGTTGAACGGGAAGCTGCTGAAAGCGAAAGATAGAAACACGAGGAGAGGGATACAGAAGGACCTTCGAGCTTTGGGTAAAGAGGAGCGTAAGAGGCAGCAGTTAGCTGTTTCGGACGTGATCAAGAACGCTGATGTCATTCTCACGACTCTCACTGGTGCACTAACGCGAAAGCTTGATAATATAACTTTTGACTTGGTGATTATTGATGAAGGAGCGCAGGCTCTTGAGGTTGCTTGCTGGATTGCTCTGCTTAAGGGTTCGAGATGTATACTTGCTGGAGACCATCTCCAGCTCCCACCTACGATCCAGAGCGCTGAAGCTGAGAAGAAAGGGTTAGGGATAACACTCTTTGAACGGTTAGCGGATCTTTATGGAGATGAGATTAAGTCCATGCTCACTGTTCAGTACCGTATGCATGAGCGTATTATGAACTGGTCCTCTGAAGAGCTTTACGATGGGAAGATAACAGCGCATTCAAGTGTTGCCTCGCATATGGTTTATGACTTGGAGAATGTGGAGAAATCTTCTGCAACAGAGGCGACTCTGCTGTTAGTAGATTCCGCTGGGTGTGACATGGAGGAGAAGAAAGACGAGGAAGAGAGCACTTATAACGAAGGGGAAGCAGAGGTTGCGATGGCACATGCCAAGAGACTGATCAAGAGTGGTGTTCGTTCTTGTGATATTGGAATCATCACACCTTACGCTGCTCAGGTAATGGTGCTCAGGATTCTTAGGGGCAAAGAGGAGAAGCTAAAGGAGATGGAGATCTCTACGGTGGATGGGTTCCAAGGTCGAGAGAAAGAAGCTATCATCATCTCCATGGTTAGATCAAATTCAAAGAAGGAGGTTGGGTTTCTTAAGGACCAAAGGCGAATGAACGTGGCTGTTACTCGCGCTAGAAGACAGTGTTGTGTGGTCTGCGATACAGAGACAGTGAGCAGTGATGCGTTTCTCAAACGTATGATTGAATACTTTGAGGAGCATGGGGAGTATCTCAGCGCCTCTGACTACACCAATTGGTAAACTCAAGCCAGAGCCAAATCTTCTTGGTTAGCATAGTTTCAGACCCTGTGGCGTTACTTGTCTGCATACTATCGATGGACATGTTTGTACCTTCTTCACCTAGCTTTTAATAAAAGTCTTGGTCCATCGGGCATTAATATGGTTTTATGGCTTTGTCGTGTGCATACCCGTGTTGCCCATATGATTACTTAAATTTAACCCTTCTGAGTTTTGAATATTAAGGTGAAAGTCAAAACTCGACTAAAACGAAAGTTTTAAGTTGGTATAAATTTGTTGGCTGTTACTCTCGCACTAGAAGGCAGTTTTGACTCAGCACTCATGcgaaacgaaatgagaaaagCAATGATGATATATGATACACAAAAACCCTTTATTACGTCCTTTTCTTTGTTACTGGAAGAAAGAAAAGCCTTAAGAGCATCTGCATCAGCATCAGCATCAGCAAAAGCTCTACCAAGTGTCTCTTAacatataaagataaataaaaattgatgttttaattaaattacaaacataataaaaattggACCAATCGGAGCCGATTAAATTGATTTGGGTACTAATTCCTGATATAAATATACAACCCTTATAAGTTACATGTCTTAACTTTACAAAAACCGAAAAAGGTCAAAGAAAACCAGAGATGGTAACTAATCAGATCCTCCTCTAGTGGTTAGTGATCTAGTATatgcattttataaattaaaaaaaaaagaagctttaATCTGTTAAAGTTGATGGACCTTCACCGATGCATTCATGAGGATTGGCATAGAAGTAATCTTCTTCCTTTGGTTTATCAGAGATTACTTTCCTATGTGTTGGTTCTCCCATCCGTCTTCCCTCATGAGCCTCCTTGGCAGATACTGCAAACTGATCCCATGAGAGTGTCTTGTTCTTATGCAAGTCCAAAACCTCCACAAGTCTCTTCTGGTTTAGCAATATTGTTTTCTTAAACCCAAGATATCTTTccaaaaaacaagaaaacactcATTTCAATAATCTTGCTGAGACTTTTAGTAAACAATGTTGATTTATGTAAAGTACCTTCGATGCCCTTCAACAACTTTAGCCATGTTTCCATAGTAGGTAGGAATAAAATTGTCACTGGCTACCGATACAATGAAGTCTAGAGCTGCCATTTGTGATGAGTGGTTCTGAAACTGTTGCAGTTCCTTAGGATCTAGTAGCATTTCTTTTTTCACCTGATAACCCATATGATTTATCAATTTGATAGTATATTATTATATGATGAAAGCTTGAAAGTGtgtcagagaaaaaaaaactcacaatTCTTGGGAATGATTCTTTTAAAAGGGCTAATCTCCTCTCGCCACCGTAGATATCACCAGCTGCAATGTATATCTGTGTATCCTTCTGAAACCCTAAGGCTTTTAGGACCAAAACAGCCTCTTCTGGTGTCAATGGACAGCGTCCTTGCACCCTTCTCTCCTCAGAGactatctctttctctttccacCATGGATATGCACACCTATAGAATTCATAAAGAACATCAAGATTTTGTAGCAGAGCATCAAAGCTAGAACAGTATGTTATATACCTCATCTTTCTGAGTTCTTCAGCTTCTTTCTCAGTGCAACCATGAGTGCAGCCAGAGAAAGCCAACATATCCATCTCATATCTCAAATGCAAAGCCACAAAAGGGCCTCTCTGTTGGAGAATCTGAACTAACTTTGCTCCCAGAGCTTCGATCCGTGGAGTGAATCTCAGTCCTTGGAAGTTCACACGGCATCTCAGCCTCTGGAGATGGAGAGAAAGACCGTTGTTGGCTAATCTCGTATCACTCCTATTGAAATGTATGACTTTATGTTTCCTGAACCGCGGCAATAGCTGAAACAAGAAACTTCAACTCAATCAAAACACCAGATCATTCATAAgcaagtaagaaaaaaaaaaaaaaagaagaagaaagctgcaAATTAAACCTTGTGCAAGTAATACTTTTCATTTGACCAGCTCACTGGAGGCATTTGGAACAGCTTGTAACCATATTTCTTGCTTGGCAGCCTCTTTATGATCCTTACTTCATCTCTTAATGAATCAATGAAATGGTTTATATCAAAAACATCCTCAAAgtcactgcaaaaaaaaaaagaagcaaatcaaaGATGGTTTCAGTTACTATTTACTAACACACACCACCACATATACAAAAGGTGAGAACAAACCTTGGATCAGCCCAGAAAGATTTCTTATCAAGCTCTGGAACAACAAGAGTCAAGTTCAACAGTCTAGCAATTGTCACCATATCACAAATCTGAAAATAAAAAGCAAATTAAAACCTCAAAACCTGCAAATcagagagtgaagagagtaagTGACAAACCGCTGCACGCATTTGATTCAAACCGCCGTTACAAGACACTCGTAGAATCCCATTGCTTGTGTAATTTCCTGCAAAGATGGTCACTTTCCTTAAAACCCTAAAGCACCCCATCAAAACCCAAAtacaaagaaacataaaaggCTCACGTCGAGGAGGAAGCAGAGGAGGCAATCGAACCGGCTCAACCGGAAGGGAGAACCgggaaatctgattggttaAACCGGTGAAGAGCTGAAACAAGCAAGTCCAAACCAAAATGCAGGAGCAGACTCTAAAGAACCAAACTTGTGATCGAGTTTTGGTAACTCTTGGACTCGGTGGCTTATTATGCGTCTGAGAACTCTCCGATCTAATTTGAATCTCCATCTATCATCCGAGAAAAACTTTGCGATTACTACAACCATATcgattcttattattttttcctGTGATTAGATGACAAAAACACCTTACACTTCGGTCCTACaactatttcttcttcttttttcccgAGAAAATCACCTACCTCTTCTAATTTGGAAGAAGACTTCAAAATCAAGATTCTATTGAGAATCCAAACAGCTCGAACTCATCGGAGACTCTGGTCACACGTCATTATCTCTGCCCcgctatttaattttttttaaaagtccaTCATTAACTTCGTCTTTATTGTTTAACTAATCGAGTTTGAAATAACACACCAGATcactttatatatatcatatagttttaacttttaagcaTTTACATGGGCTCTCTTTGAAACCTTAGGCGGAAACAAAAATTCAGTTGAAGTCCATTTATAGCCcaactaaattatatattaaaaaaaaaattgtttaaagaaCATAGATGCAAAAATTCCGCCGCCGGTATTTGAACCCGGATTTCATGAAAGCGAGCAGGTGCGAAGTCCGAAAATCGATTTTCGAATTAAACCAGAGCACTACAGCGGATCTTGTTTATGGGGGAGGCCAAACGTAATATATTGCTTCTAAAACTCGTATGGGCCTCTTAAAGCCTACTACACTAAACACTTCATTATTCTCATAGACTGTGTAGCAGTCCCTAAAGTCGCAAAAATAACCCTTATAAATAGATTCTAAATCCCAACTAAAAGGCCTACCCCTAAAAATATTTCAAGGCTATGATGATCAATGATGATACGAGAATACAAGTGGATTCAACATCTACACTCCAAGAAACAAATATATCAAGAGTTGTGTTTAGATTTTTGAACAGTCTATGTTTAGTAGAGTAATTTGCTAGTAATAGTGAGCGGCTTTCTGTTTCCAAAGCTGTATATATATGCCATAACAACAACATCCGATCAGAAAGCGGCCGTCTCAATCCCCAACAATCCAACGATCGTCACTATGCTAGTTTGATCTATAAAAGCCGCATCAAAATTACATTTCAAAAAGCCTCAAGTTGGTCTTTTCAAACCATTTTCTTGTGAGCAGCTaagtatttttgtgtttttgaaATCTACAAAAAGCTTAATATACTGTAGTTTCAACTGCAAAATCTTTATGCGTTTGATACCCGATAAACAACATATatctgttttaaaaaataaaacacataaacatatatggccctgttcgtttgctcacccacatgatccatctgggtgaagatgcaaatcgatattcgttttgtgcattataatgctacatccagatggatcacctagctgaatttttaaaaactcatctcaaattctcacaCAAATGAAGGTGAATCTTGATGCtgcatctggatgcagatgcatctagttcagtccaaaatgataaatgacaaaaaaatgaccttttcaaatcaaaatattattttcaaaccctaaattctatttttttgcatatatatttttctgctataacaaaaaaatgtattttctcgcaaaaaccgaaaaatacactttcccgccaaaaccgcaagatgcgtttttccgcaaaaaaacgtaaaacacacattttcataaaaacacatttttcggccaaaccagtaaaaccgcacttttcgaccaaaaaccgaaaaatcgcattttcccgttaaaaaaaaaagaagcattttcccgccaaaacccaaaaaatgcattttcccgccaaactccaaaaagcattttccgaccaaaaccggaaaaatgcattttctcgccaaaaccggaaacacacaattttcctgccaaaaccggaaaacagaattttcccgccaaaaccgaaaaaaactcatttcccgccaaaactggaaacaCACAATTTacccgccaaaactgaaaaacagaattttctcgccaaaaccggaaaaacgtattttcccgccaaaaccggaaaaactcatttttccgccaaaaccgaaaacgcatttttccgccaaaaccggaaaaattccaaaaccggaaaacgcattttcccgccataACCGGAAAAcgaaattttcccgccaaaaccggaaaaaagcattttcccgccaaaaccggaaaacataattttctcgccaaaactggaaaacacattttctcgccaaaatcgaaaaaatgtattttcccacccaaaaccggaaaaaatgtattttcccacccaaaaccggaaaaaatgtattttcacgccgaaaccgcaaaaatgtttttcccgccaaaatcgcgaaaatgtttttcccgccaaaatcgtgaaaaaaacttttcccgtcaaaaacatttttcccgccaaaaccgtaaaacacACTTTTCCcgtccaaaccgcaaaacgtatttttccgccaaacccataaaaacgtatttttccgacaaaacaacaaaaatgcaCATTTTCGCCTAAAACACATTTTCcctcaaaaaccgcaaaaatattttccgccaatactgtaaaaatgctatttttccgctgaaacgtaaaaaaattatatttttaatcattttattaagAAGGCCACCTGGATGTAGatggaagttaaaaaatgaaaaacaaacgaacatagttacattcagatgattcatctggatgcatggacgaaatgaagaaacgaacaacacctagatggagcatctggataagacatctagatggaccaCTTCCAGATGTACAAAAGAACAGGACCTATCTTAGTTTGTTTTTTATGAACATTCAGTcaaattgttaaaaaatcataGAAACACCCAAATGTAAACTGTATTTCACTCTATTTTCCTTTAATTTCGTATATCTTCTTACACACACATATAACACTATGAACATAACTCTGTATAATAGTCGCACAACAAATCGCCAATACAAATATATTCGCATCTTGTCACAAGATCCGAACCACTCGAACTCTGCGCCGGGATGATATCGACTCGTTCAATCTCCCAATTTCAGTTATAAGCTCCTTTATTTTctacaaattattaaaactcCACTCAGTATCAAACTAACATTTTAAAAGATGATGTcaaaaaacaacattttaaaagatttactaaaataaatttaaagatttaagtCTTTTTGAGTAATCAGTTTACACAAGTGACAAACCTGATCTTTCTCTCTGAGCTGAAGAAGCAGAAACCTCAGCTTCTCTTCTTGTAATCGTCTCCACCATCTCACGATCTTCACATAAACAAGGCTCGAGACCAATGAGAAGCCACAAATGAGGGTGAATGACCAGAACACCCTTGTACTACTCACGTAATTACAAGGCGCCCGCTCAAAAATTCCTGAGTCCTTCAGTCGCTTCTTGGCAGTCTCAATCACCCGCCAAGGAAACGACTGGTTCACGGTGCTTGAggattcatcttcttcttcttcttcttcttcttctacgaCGGGGACAACAgaatcttcatcatcatcatcacggCCTTGGCTTGGTTGTGATATCTGTGAGCTTAGAGGGCTAGATGCGTCGACTGGTGAGCTCGTGGATGAGGTTTGTATCACTACCCATTCACTGAACTCCTCTTCTTGCTCTGCCTCTGCATTGttgttcatatttttttttggataatgttcTGCTTTTTGAGTCTTTTATATACGGCCGTCATTTAAAAGAAATTGACATAGAATATTGTAAAAATCTAGTAATGATATTTTGCTAGTTGAGAATAAATATCTGACAAAATGATAATGACACTACTGGTCTCTAGTATTTCtactttcaaaaataaatttatagatattttagtAAATCAAAAAGATGATTTCAGTAGACTTCAAAAGTCTcagattaatttattaatatttattaaaacttaggGAAAATTAAAAACTAGTATGCTACTTTTTTTTGGACTTAACTAGTatgctacttttttttttgataaaaaactaGTATGCTACTTGATATGATTTATTTGGttatatttaaagaattttaATACTCAtgcataattgttttttttttttggttctacTGGTTGATCAATACATTATGCATGGGCGTGGCTTTTAATCAGTTATAAATTGCATGCattgttatattaattatatttttcttatatattttttttttttttgtaaactagaTTATGCTTATATTCGGATCCGTTCTTATAAACACAGCTTCTTCTCTATGTAACGTACCGACTTCTTCTCTACAACAAATGTAACAAAAGCAGAGGAGAAGAGAACGGTTAATCCTGTGATTCTTCATATTTGATGGCAACGGGAGAAGTTGCTTGCTGAGATAAATTGACCATTTAAGTCTCAAATCAGATATTAGATTTTACCAAAATAAATCAGATATATTAGATTAAAGAAAATTACCATCCAactccattttaaaaaattagaaacattgaaaaaatatttttaagtcttCACAGACGGTATAAGACTGACTCGAGCACGCGACTTTCACCAGTGAAACAGTATACTAAACCACAACCAACAAAGATTCTTACCAAGTTAGCCCctaaattattcataaatatattGATCCCAAGTTCATGTTTGACTAGCTTGTGGTCAAGCCCCGGCCCTGATTGAGacttaaaaccctaaaaaattaatatttcacTAAGCAAAGAGTTAAACATCCGGTTgacgaaaatttgattttggaaGAGCGTCTGGTCCGAAAAGAATACATGATTTGGTTTTACTTTTAGTAGAGAACTAGGATACAGCTAGCGCTTTGCGTatggtgagtttatttgtaaatattacCAATATATATTATCGacaatttttttgatcatttgtataatTATGTCTTCTATACAGATCGAATTTTTGTAAcactaagaaaatatagaatgTTCTCAAATACatacatcaaaaaaaaatcaaacttgtCTATCACAAATAGTTAAATCCAAAACATTTAGTTTCCGGTTTAGTCTCTACACACGATTTCTTCTTTGGTCCGGTTAGAACTGGATTATCATTGAACTACAAATATATACAAACGTGTATATTTTAGTTCTAGATTGAATATTGTATATTCCAAGCTTCTTTTTgaacaataaaaattacatgGCATAACACTTTATATACTCTATGATACTACAATAGCCAATATACACTTTCAATGACACATGTTCTATAATGATGAGTTGTAACATGATTATTTCGTTTGTTAGCTCATGTGTGTGGGAGAAGAAGAGTTGTCGTTCATTGGTACGTGTTCAATGTTGATCAAAACGTTACCTATGACATCAACAATGTATTTTTGCATTATATACAATCACTTTTATCGCCGAGTATTAAGTTAATGAGTATTAAGTTTATCATATACATTTATGTTTGAGTTAATATAAGTTTTCCTAGCAATTGAATTTTGGACTTACtaatttttcaattgatttttatGCTGCTACGTAAGTCAAATTGATATCCTAATTAAGTGATATTTAAGCAagactattttttaattaatacaaacttaaggttataactttttaaatgattctctattaatatatatgggattTGACCCAGAGAAAACACAGCTAGTTCGTCACAACAATGTTTCCGATAAGATACTCGAGTTTGATTTCTATTAGTGATTAGCCTAACTCACATCATAGTTCAAAAGTGGAAGATTGCCACATCACATTTATGTTGTCCAAGAAAACTAACCGCCACCGATGTAGGATATATTATTAGCCCATCTCAAAATGTAGGTGGGAAACAGTGTAATTGAAACAGTCCAAGCTTAACATCTCGTACATACTTCAGCAAGATAGACCACTTGTAGATGCTACATAAATTGGAAATTGTTTATGTGAAAAATCATATGTTGGGCTTTTACCATGgtctctgataccatattagtgaTTGGTCTAACTCACACCCAAAAACTAGCTCAAAATCTAAAGATGGCcacatcaaatatatatattacccaAATAAACTAATCACCACCAATATgggatatattattaatttcctGTTATGCTAAGCTTGGTGATTGTCTGAAAGTTATGGTCCGTCGAGCTcattcttcctcttcattccttAGTTTTGCCGCCTAGTTTTCTAttccttagaccatctccaacaaTAGATATGGTCTTAGagttataaatcattttttaattgaaaataatcaaatcatgcataattgttttttaattgaaaataatcaaatcatgcataattgttttttttttggttctacTGGTTGATCAATACATTATGCATGGGCGTGGCTTTTAATCAGTTATAAATTGCATGCattgttatattaattatatttttcttatatattttttttttttgtaaactagaTTATGCTTATATTCGGATCCGTTCTTATAAACACAGCTTCTTCTCTATGTAACGTACCGACTTCTTCTCTACAACAAATGTAACAAAAGCAGAGGAGAAGAGAACAGTTAATCCTGTGATTCTTCATATTTGATGGCAACGGGAGAAGTTGCTTGCTGAGATAAATTGACCATTTAAGTCTCAAATCAGATATTAGATTTTACCAAAATAAATCAG
This genomic stretch from Brassica napus cultivar Da-Ae chromosome C9, Da-Ae, whole genome shotgun sequence harbors:
- the LOC106418340 gene encoding DNA-binding protein SMUBP-2-like, whose product is MLESFTTIFHSSSPSFFFFILGFLSLISICGGSSSSAKNKSFENQQMAKNRGTAMSLESFVSTMAPLIDMEKEAEISMSLTTGASRNIETAQKKGTTILNLKCVDVQTGLMGKSLLEFQSNKGDVLPPHKFGNHDVVVLKLNKADLGSSPLAQGVVYRLRDSSITVVFDEVPEEGLNTSLRLEKLANEVTYRRMKDTLVQMSKGVLRGPASDLVPVLFGERGPTVAKKEVEFTPFNKSLDQSQRDAISKALSSKDVFLLHGPPGTGKTTTVVEIILQEVKRGSKILACAASNIAVDNIVERLVPHKVKLVRVGHPARLLPQVLDSALDAQVLKGDNSALANDIRKEMKALNGKLLKAKDRNTRRGIQKDLRALGKEERKRQQLAVSDVIKNADVILTTLTGALTRKLDNITFDLVIIDEGAQALEVACWIALLKGSRCILAGDHLQLPPTIQSAEAEKKGLGITLFERLADLYGDEIKSMLTVQYRMHERIMNWSSEELYDGKITAHSSVASHMVYDLENVEKSSATEATLLLVDSAGCDMEEKKDEEESTYNEGEAEVAMAHAKRLIKSGVRSCDIGIITPYAAQVMVLRILRGKEEKLKEMEISTVDGFQGREKEAIIISMVRSNSKKEVGFLKDQRRMNVAVTRARRQCCVVCDTETVSSDAFLKRMIEYFEEHGEYLSASDYTNW
- the BNAC09G52330D gene encoding rhamnogalacturonan I rhamnosyltransferase 4 is translated as MEIQIRSESSQTHNKPPSPRVTKTRSQVWFFRVCSCILVWTCLFQLFTGLTNQISRFSLPVEPVRLPPLLPPRRNYTSNGILRVSCNGGLNQMRAAICDMVTIARLLNLTLVVPELDKKSFWADPSDFEDVFDINHFIDSLRDEVRIIKRLPSKKYGYKLFQMPPVSWSNEKYYLHKLLPRFRKHKVIHFNRSDTRLANNGLSLHLQRLRCRVNFQGLRFTPRIEALGAKLVQILQQRGPFVALHLRYEMDMLAFSGCTHGCTEKEAEELRKMRCAYPWWKEKEIVSEERRVQGRCPLTPEEAVLVLKALGFQKDTQIYIAAGDIYGGERRLALLKESFPRIVKKEMLLDPKELQQFQNHSSQMAALDFIVSVASDNFIPTYYGNMAKVVEGHRRYLGFKKTILLNQKRLVEVLDLHKNKTLSWDQFAVSAKEAHEGRRMGEPTHRKVISDKPKEEDYFYANPHECIGEGPSTLTD
- the BNACNNG76920D gene encoding uncharacterized protein BNACNNG76920D, with amino-acid sequence MNNNAEAEQEEEFSEWVVIQTSSTSSPVDASSPLSSQISQPSQGRDDDDEDSVVPVVEEEEEEEEDESSSTVNQSFPWRVIETAKKRLKDSGIFERAPCNYVSSTRVFWSFTLICGFSLVSSLVYVKIVRWWRRLQEEKLRFLLLQLREKDQKIKELITEIGRLNESISSRRRVRVVRIL